Proteins encoded together in one Hevea brasiliensis isolate MT/VB/25A 57/8 chromosome 16, ASM3005281v1, whole genome shotgun sequence window:
- the LOC110634444 gene encoding deSI-like protein At4g17486 isoform X1, whose protein sequence is MRLFPLSSSASSSSSSDKEQGNGGSNRARLYLNVYDLTPVNNYLYWFGLGIFHSGIEVHGMEFGFGAHEYPTSGVFEVEPRSCPGFIFRRSVLLGSTNLSPSEVRSFMEHLSAKYHGDTYHLIAKNCNHFTDEVCLQLTGKPIPGWINRLARVVSGSFCNCLLPESIQITAVRHLPDHPAYSDDDGLESVVSSVSAESEGEDSDHHLLTIPNGDVAFVKEKPVRLARELM, encoded by the exons ATGCGGTTGTTTCCGTTGAGCTCGAGCGCCAGTTCGAGTTCAAGCTCGGACAAGGAGCAGGGTAATGGAGGGAGCAATCGCGCGAGGTTGTATCTAAACGTGTATGATCTTACGCCTGTAAATAACTACCTTTACTGGTTTGGCCTTGGGATCTTCCATTCCGGCATCGAAG TGCATGGAATGGAGTTTGGTTTTGGAGCCCATGAGTACCCTACCAGTGGGGTATTTGAGGTGGAACCAAGAAGTTGTCCAGGCTTCATCTTCCGACGATCAGTGTTACTGGGCAGCACCAACTTGTCCCCTTCGGAAGTTCGGTCATTCATGGAACATCTTTCTGCAAAATATCATGGGGACACTTATCATTTGATTGCTAAGAACTGCAACCACTTTACTGATGAAGTCTGTTTGCAATTAACAGGAAAGCCTATTCCTGGATGGATAAATCGTCTGGCACGAGTAG TTTCAGGTTCTTTCTGTAATTGTCTACTGCCGGAAAGCATTCAGATAACAGCAGTTAGACATCTTCCTGATCATCCAGCTTACTCTG ATGATGATGGGTTAGAATCTGTTGTATCATCTGTGTCAGCAGAGAGTGAAGGAGAGGATTCAGATCATCATCTGCTGACTATACCCAATGGTGATGTTGCATTTGTAAAGGAAAAACCAGTAAGGCTAGCAAGGGAACTCATGTag
- the LOC110634444 gene encoding deSI-like protein At4g17486 isoform X2 gives MRLFPLSSSASSSSSSDKEQGNGGSNRARLYLNVYDLTPVNNYLYWFGLGIFHSGIEVHGMEFGFGAHEYPTSGVFEVEPRSCPGFIFRRSVLLGSTNLSPSEVRSFMEHLSAKYHGDTYHLIAKNCNHFTDEVCLQLTGKPIPGWINRLARVGSFCNCLLPESIQITAVRHLPDHPAYSDDDGLESVVSSVSAESEGEDSDHHLLTIPNGDVAFVKEKPVRLARELM, from the exons ATGCGGTTGTTTCCGTTGAGCTCGAGCGCCAGTTCGAGTTCAAGCTCGGACAAGGAGCAGGGTAATGGAGGGAGCAATCGCGCGAGGTTGTATCTAAACGTGTATGATCTTACGCCTGTAAATAACTACCTTTACTGGTTTGGCCTTGGGATCTTCCATTCCGGCATCGAAG TGCATGGAATGGAGTTTGGTTTTGGAGCCCATGAGTACCCTACCAGTGGGGTATTTGAGGTGGAACCAAGAAGTTGTCCAGGCTTCATCTTCCGACGATCAGTGTTACTGGGCAGCACCAACTTGTCCCCTTCGGAAGTTCGGTCATTCATGGAACATCTTTCTGCAAAATATCATGGGGACACTTATCATTTGATTGCTAAGAACTGCAACCACTTTACTGATGAAGTCTGTTTGCAATTAACAGGAAAGCCTATTCCTGGATGGATAAATCGTCTGGCACGAGTAG GTTCTTTCTGTAATTGTCTACTGCCGGAAAGCATTCAGATAACAGCAGTTAGACATCTTCCTGATCATCCAGCTTACTCTG ATGATGATGGGTTAGAATCTGTTGTATCATCTGTGTCAGCAGAGAGTGAAGGAGAGGATTCAGATCATCATCTGCTGACTATACCCAATGGTGATGTTGCATTTGTAAAGGAAAAACCAGTAAGGCTAGCAAGGGAACTCATGTag
- the LOC110634437 gene encoding phosphatidylglycerophosphate phosphatase PTPMT2 produces the protein MIIEELKGVEVEREAEEISSVEIANKSNSEGVVSWDAKRVFIGAGARALFYPTLLYNVVRNRIQAEFRWWDRVDEFILLGAVPFPTDVPCLKELGVHGVITLNEPYETLVPTSLYHTHGIDHLVIPTRDYYFAPSLSDICLAVDFIHENVLQGWTTYVHCKAGRGRSTTIVICYLVQHKQMTPDGAFDYVRSIRPRVLLASAQWQAVQEYYNLKVRNCPHNSTTDLILKTPRPAPSQDFVAFDDGSVVVVTESDLDGFDPTHESDAVRREIWDLSVVYRVRVAGKRALARISCLWFRCQTHQKILGKQLSTKNSCCSIGANHLGGISVDIHVY, from the exons ATGATTATTGAAGAATTGAAAGGTGTTGAGGTGGAGAGAGAGGCGGAGGAGATATCGTCCGTGGAAATTGCTAATAAAAGCAATAGCGAAGGCGTTGTTTCATGGGACGCGAAGAGGGTTTTCATTGGAGCAGGGGCTCGGGCTTTGTTTTACCCCACTTTACTTTACAATGTTGTTAGGAACAGAATTCAGGCTGAATTCCGCTGGTGGGATAGGGTCGATGAG TTTATATTGTTAGGCGCTGTTCCATTCCCTACAGATGTTCCATGCCTAAAGGAGCTTGGTGTTCATGGAGTGATAACATTGAATGAGCCatatgagaccttggttcctacATCTCTATATCAT ACTCATGGCATTGACCATCTGGTCATTCCTACAAGAGACTACTACTTTGCACCATCCTTAAGTGATATTTGTCTAGCTGTGGATTTTATTCATG AGAATGTATTGCAAGGATGGACTACGTATGTTCATTGTAAGGCTGGTAGGGGGCGCAGTACAACCATTGTTATATGTTACCTG GTGCAACACAAGCAGATGACACCTGATGGTGCATTTGATTATGTCAGGTCAATCAGGCCAAGGGTGCTTCTAGCATCTGCTCAGTGGCAG GCTGTTCAGGAATACTATAATCTTAAAGTTAGAAATTGTCCTCACAATAGCACAACTGATCTCATCTTGAAAACTCCAAGGCCAGCACCATCACAGGATTTTGTGGCTTTTGATGATGGTTCTGTAGTTGTCGTTACAGAGTCAGACCTTGATGGGTTTGATCCCACTCATGAATCAGATGCTGTGAGAAGAGAGATATGGGATCTAAGTGTGGTCTATCGAGTTCGGGTTGCTGGCAAGAGAGCACTGGCAAGAATATCCTGTCTCTGGTTCCGCTGTCAGACACACCAAAAGATTTTGGGAAAGCAACTAAGTACGAAGAATAGCTGCTGCTCAATTGGGGCCAATCATTTGGGAGGTATTAGTGTAGACATCCATGTCTATTGA
- the LOC110634445 gene encoding pentatricopeptide repeat-containing protein At5g47360 isoform X1, with protein MSSSSFTRFFSQSITPKIPKISASHFATSLADKLYTLLQKNPENAERALNSIQAKLDTACVNEVLNKCSFNNSQIGLRFFIWAGCHSNYRHSSFMYGKACQLFKIEQNPRVILDLFEAFKVEKCVVNVKTFKVVLSLCKECRLADETLLVLRKMPEFDLRADTNAYNIVIKLFCDKGDMNMAQKLMGEMGLIDLYPDMVTYMSMLKGFCDVGRLEEASSLFKVMRGHGCVPNVVAYSTLIDGVCRFGSVERAMELLGEMEKEGGDCNPNILTYTSLIQSLCEKGRTMDAFSVLDRMEAFGCAPNRVTVSTLLKGLCMEGHLEEAYKLIDRVVVGGSVSYGDCYSSLVVCLIRIKKIEEAEKLFRRILVSGVKPNGLAWSLMIKELCLENRVLDGYCLYEETEKIGCFPTIDSDIYSILLVGLYQQGYSAEATKLARSMLEKGTPLKHPYVDKVVEHLKKSGDNELAAELANTGM; from the coding sequence ATGTCCAGCTCTTCATTCACTCGATTTTTCTCGCAATCTATAACACCCAAAATCCCCAAAATCTCTGCTTCACACTTCGCCACTTCCTTGGCAGATAAACTTTACACTCTTTTGCAAAAGAATCCTGAAAATGCTGAGAGAGCTCTGAATTCAATCCAAGCTAAATTGGACACAGCGTGCGTCAATGAGGTCTTAAACAAATGCTCCTTTAACAATTCTCAAATTGGTCTTCGCTTTTTTATCTGGGCTGGTTGCCATTCAAATTATAGGCATAGTTCTTTTATGTATGGTAAAGCTTGTCAATTGTTTAAGATTGAGCAAAACCCGCGAGTTATTCTGGATTTATTCGAGGCTTTTAAGGTAGAGAAGTGTGTGGTTAATGTTAAGACATTTAAGGTCGTTTTGAGTTTGTGTAAAGAGTGTAGGCTTGCTGACGAGACCCTTTTGGTACTGAGGAAAATGCCTGAATTTGACCTACGTGCGGATACTAATGCCTATAACATTGTCATTAAGTTGTTTTGTGACAAGGGTGATATGAATATGGCTCAAAAATTGATGGGAGAGATGGGTTTGATAGATCTTTATCCTGATATGGTCACATATATGTCAATGCTTAAAgggttttgtgatgtaggcagaCTGGAGGAGGCTTCTAGTTTGTTTAAAGTTATGAGAGGACATGGTTGTGTGCCTAACGTAGTGGCATATTCAACGCTTATTGATGGAGTTTGTAGGTTTGGGAGTGTGGAGAGGGCAATGGAGTTGTTAGGGGAGATGGAGAAGGAGGGTGGGGATTGTAATCCAAATATTCTTACTTACACGTCTTTGATACAGAGTTTATGCGAGAAGGGTAGGACAATGGATGCATTTTCAGTTTTGGATAGAATGGAGGCTTTTGGTTGTGCTCCAAATCGTGTCACAGTTAGTACTCTGCTCAAAGGTCTTTGTATGGAAGGCCATCTAGAGGAGGCCTATAAGTTGATTGATAGAGTTGTGGTAGGAGGTAGCGTTTCATACGGTGATTGCTATAGTTCTCTCGTTGTGTGTTTGATAAGGATTAAGAAAATTGAGGAGGCAGAGAAGCTCTTTAGGAGGATTCTAGTCAGTGGAGTGAAACCTAATGGTTTGGCATGGAGTCTCATGATTAAGGAGCTTTGTTTGGAAAACCGGGTGCTTGATGGGTATTGCTTATATGAAGAAACTGAGAAGATAGGATGCTTCCCTACCATTGATTCTGATATCTATTCTATTCTTTTAGTTGGTCTTTATCAACAAGGCTACTCAGCAGAAGCTACAAAGCTTGCAAGGTCAATGCTTGAAAAAGGAACACCTCTAAAGCATCCATATGTTGATAAAGTAGTTGAACACCTGAAGAAATCTGGGGATAATGAGCTTGCTGCAGAATTGGCTAACACTGGAATGTAA
- the LOC110634445 gene encoding pentatricopeptide repeat-containing protein At5g47360 isoform X2 translates to MYGKACQLFKIEQNPRVILDLFEAFKVEKCVVNVKTFKVVLSLCKECRLADETLLVLRKMPEFDLRADTNAYNIVIKLFCDKGDMNMAQKLMGEMGLIDLYPDMVTYMSMLKGFCDVGRLEEASSLFKVMRGHGCVPNVVAYSTLIDGVCRFGSVERAMELLGEMEKEGGDCNPNILTYTSLIQSLCEKGRTMDAFSVLDRMEAFGCAPNRVTVSTLLKGLCMEGHLEEAYKLIDRVVVGGSVSYGDCYSSLVVCLIRIKKIEEAEKLFRRILVSGVKPNGLAWSLMIKELCLENRVLDGYCLYEETEKIGCFPTIDSDIYSILLVGLYQQGYSAEATKLARSMLEKGTPLKHPYVDKVVEHLKKSGDNELAAELANTGM, encoded by the coding sequence ATGTATGGTAAAGCTTGTCAATTGTTTAAGATTGAGCAAAACCCGCGAGTTATTCTGGATTTATTCGAGGCTTTTAAGGTAGAGAAGTGTGTGGTTAATGTTAAGACATTTAAGGTCGTTTTGAGTTTGTGTAAAGAGTGTAGGCTTGCTGACGAGACCCTTTTGGTACTGAGGAAAATGCCTGAATTTGACCTACGTGCGGATACTAATGCCTATAACATTGTCATTAAGTTGTTTTGTGACAAGGGTGATATGAATATGGCTCAAAAATTGATGGGAGAGATGGGTTTGATAGATCTTTATCCTGATATGGTCACATATATGTCAATGCTTAAAgggttttgtgatgtaggcagaCTGGAGGAGGCTTCTAGTTTGTTTAAAGTTATGAGAGGACATGGTTGTGTGCCTAACGTAGTGGCATATTCAACGCTTATTGATGGAGTTTGTAGGTTTGGGAGTGTGGAGAGGGCAATGGAGTTGTTAGGGGAGATGGAGAAGGAGGGTGGGGATTGTAATCCAAATATTCTTACTTACACGTCTTTGATACAGAGTTTATGCGAGAAGGGTAGGACAATGGATGCATTTTCAGTTTTGGATAGAATGGAGGCTTTTGGTTGTGCTCCAAATCGTGTCACAGTTAGTACTCTGCTCAAAGGTCTTTGTATGGAAGGCCATCTAGAGGAGGCCTATAAGTTGATTGATAGAGTTGTGGTAGGAGGTAGCGTTTCATACGGTGATTGCTATAGTTCTCTCGTTGTGTGTTTGATAAGGATTAAGAAAATTGAGGAGGCAGAGAAGCTCTTTAGGAGGATTCTAGTCAGTGGAGTGAAACCTAATGGTTTGGCATGGAGTCTCATGATTAAGGAGCTTTGTTTGGAAAACCGGGTGCTTGATGGGTATTGCTTATATGAAGAAACTGAGAAGATAGGATGCTTCCCTACCATTGATTCTGATATCTATTCTATTCTTTTAGTTGGTCTTTATCAACAAGGCTACTCAGCAGAAGCTACAAAGCTTGCAAGGTCAATGCTTGAAAAAGGAACACCTCTAAAGCATCCATATGTTGATAAAGTAGTTGAACACCTGAAGAAATCTGGGGATAATGAGCTTGCTGCAGAATTGGCTAACACTGGAATGTAA
- the LOC110634438 gene encoding uncharacterized protein LOC110634438, whose protein sequence is MEDTNSYTKYQQQNQATIPTKFYSHFLCKALIVTIFLVIMPLFPSQAPEFINQTLNTRGWEFLHLIFVGIAVSYGLFSRRNDEAEKDNNNLSKFDNAQSYVSRFLQVSSVFDDEADCPSRSDGSTVQTWNNQYYRNDPVVVVADENSVLDQEQRATCSRVGEKPLLLPVRSLKSRVFETDGNETSKESSFTGVSASIIKSSSNLRSKRISSNSVKSRNGEFGGSHHQDLEEMLKDNMVLPSPIPWKSRSGRMEMKETKEEADSPDLYTLPPSMEESEFNRSFRAQVSRSPRPDSTNSSPKLSPSPSISSPRKLSPQPNSTNSSPKLSPSPSISSPKKLSPSPSFPAEAQGRSAEDFVRKKSFYRSPPPPPPPPPPPSQVIRKSQSMKPSSSAINDLRRSYTSEPKELNRGGGLSIPTSVRTTRNSDSLSGKEFDDMINTKAEKRFKEVDAGIMERGGRKIVGFDQSSFKTERLNRERVTFMPQPTFREYPKEEREDFVEKLVLESDEDLETEDEDDDGIVGSCFVSGTAASSNNDQAASYTASDGGPDVDKKADEFIAKFREQIRLQRIESIKRSSGQISRKASR, encoded by the coding sequence ATGGAAGATACAAACTCCTACACCAAATATCAACAGCAAAACCAAGCAACTATCCCAACTAAGTTTTACTCTCATTTCCTCTGCAAAGCTCTTATAGTGACCATATTCTTAGTCATAATGCCACTTTTCCCTTCACAAGCTCCTGAATTCATAAACCAAACACTAAACACTAGAGGCTGGGAGTTTCTCCaccttatttttgttggtatagcTGTTTCTTATGGCCTGTTTAGCCGTAGAAATGATGAAGCAGAAAAAGACAATAACAACCTCTCAAAATTTGATAATGCTCAATCCTATGTCTCTAGATTCCTTCAGGTTTCTTCAGTTTTCGATGATGAAGCTGATTGCCCTTCCAGGTCTGATGGGAGCACCGTCCAAACATGGAATAATCAGTACTACAGGAATGACCCTGTGGTTGTCGTAGCTGACGAAAATTCTGTTCTTGATCAAGAACAGAGAGCTACCTGTTCAAGAGTCGGTGAAAAACCACTTTTGTTGCCTGTTAGGAGCTTAAAATCGCGTGTTTTCGAAACAGatggtaatgaaactagtaaaGAATCTTCTTTTACTGGTGTTTCTGCTTCTATTATTAAGTCTAGTTCTAATTTGCGTTCTAAAAGAATTTCGAGCAATTCAGTTAAAAGCAGAAATGGGGAATTTGGTGGATCACATCATCAAGATTTGGAGGAAATGCTGAAGGATAATATGGTCCTTCCCTCTCCAATTCCATGGAAATCAAGATCTGGAAGGATGGAAATGAAGGAAACAAAAGAAGAAGCCGACAGTCCTGATCTGTATACTCTGCCTCCGTCCATGGAAGAATCTGAATTCAACAGGTCTTTCAGGGCCCAAGTGTCTCGATCACCCCGGCCCGATTCAACAAATTCTTCCCCCAAACTGTCCCCCTCACCATCAATATCTTCACCAAGGAAGCTTTCACCACAGCCCAATTCAACAAATTCTTCCCCAAAACTGTCCCCCTCACCTTCAATATCTTCACCAAAGAAGCTTTCACCTTCGCCTTCTTTCCCAGCCGAGGCACAAGGCAGAAGCGCAGAGGATTTTGTCAGGAAGAAGAGCTTCTACAGGTCTCCTCCACCCCctcctccaccaccaccaccaccatcgcAAGTGATTCGAAAATCACAGTCAATGAAACCGAGTTCCAGTGCCATTAATGATTTGAGGCGAAGTTATACAAGCGAGCCAAAAGAATTGAATAGAGGTGGTGGCTTATCAATTCCAACATCAGTTAGGACAACAAGAAACAGTGATTCCCTTTCTGGGAAAGAATTTGATGATATGATCAACACCAAGGCAGAGAAAAGATTCAAGGAAGTTGATGCAGGTATAATGGAGAGAGGAGGAAGAAAGATAGTAGGGTTTGATCAATCATCATTCAAGACCGAGAGGCTGAATCGTGAAAGAGTCACTTTTATGCCACAGCCAACTTTCAGGGAGTATCCGAAGGAAGAGAGAGAAGATTTCGTGGAAAAATTGGTGTTGGAATCAGATGAGGACTTGGAAACTGAGGACGAAGATGACGATGGCATCGTGGGAAGTTGTTTTGTTTCAGGCACTGCAGCAAGTTCAAACAATGATCAAGCTGCTTCTTACACTGCAAGTGATGGAGGACCCGATGTTGACAAGAAAGCTGATGAGTTCATAGCCAAATTCAGAGAGCAAATCAGGCTGCAACGGATAGAGTCTATCAAGAGATCGAGTGGACAAATAAGTAGAAAGGCTTCAAGGTAA